Proteins encoded within one genomic window of Arachis ipaensis cultivar K30076 chromosome B08, Araip1.1, whole genome shotgun sequence:
- the LOC107610991 gene encoding uncharacterized protein LOC107610991 → MENIHEEELVVEVPHEEEEVDTRHEEGEVSLKEPKRKAIIDESIHIPFLSMVKKAKNTLEFDLNMLQVFKKVEVANTYHPQTNEQADVSNREIKQILEKVVNPQRKDWSSRLGDALWAYRTAYKTPLGMSPFRIVYGKACHLPVEIEHRAYWVVKQYNMDFTKAGIARKLLVEEPECLRNEAYENARIYKKKTKAFHDHHILKKDFQESDEVLLYNSRLRFMPGKFRSRWEGPFKVKEVKSYGMVKLFDPRSDTTFKENGHRVKKYHGYKPSKELEVFLLTDAPRGSEA, encoded by the exons atggaaaacattcatgaggaagaattAGTTGTTGAagttccacatgaagaagaggaggtagacacAAGGCATGAGGAAGGAGAAGTAAGCCTTAAAGAACCTAAGAGGAAGGCTATAATAGATGAGTCTATTCATATCCCATTCCTTTCCATGGTAAAGAAGGCCAAGAATACTCTAGAATTTGATTTAAACATGCTTCAAgtattcaagaaggttgag gttgcAAATACTTATCACCCTCAAACCAACGAACAAGCGGATGTGTCCAATCGGGAGATTAAGCAAATTTTGGAGAAAGTGGTGAACCCACAAAGGAAGGACTGGAGCTCTCGGttgggagatgcactatgggcatataggacagcctaTAAGACCccgttagggatgagtcccttccggatcgtctatggcaAGGCATGCCACCTCCCGGTGGAAATTGAGCATAGGGCCTATTGGGTGGTTAAGCAGTATAACATGGATTTCACCAAGGCGGGTATAGCCAGAAAATTGCTAGTGGAAGAGCCTGAGTGTCTTAGGAACGAGGCGTATGAGAATGCTCGAATCTACAAGAAAAAGACTAAGGCGTTTCATGATCACCATATCCtgaagaaggattttcaagaaagTGACGAGGTTCTCCTCTATAACTCGAGGCTCAGATTCATGCCTGGGAAGTTCCGTtcaagatgggaaggacccttcaaggtgaaggaggTAAAGTCCTATGGAATGGTGAAATTGTTTGACCCCCGAAGTGATACAACTTTCAAGgagaatggacatagagtgaagaagtaccatggctacaaacCATCAAAGGAGTTAGAGGTGTTCCTGCTTACTGATGCACCAAGAGGAAGTGAAGCTTAA